In Candidatus Polarisedimenticolia bacterium, the DNA window AAGCTCCGATCGCCTCCTCGGCCGTGTACCCGAGCATCCGCTCCGCGGCGGCGTTCCACAAGACGATGCGATTGCGAGGATCGGTGATGAAGAGGGGATTGGGCGAATCGGTCAGCAGCCGGACGAGCGGGGCGATTATTGGGACGACTCGTTTCACGGGCGCCGCAATGCCATCGACCTCCGGCAATTTCTCGCCACTTTGTCGGATGCGCCGAGAGCGGCTTCGATCGAAGCGTGTCTTGGTCACGCACGTTTCTCCCGCGAGGTCCGGCTGCAGAAGACCGCCGCGATCACCGGTCATCGTACTCCCACGGAGCCGTGGGCCGCAACCCGAAATCGAAGCCGGTCGCCTCCTACCGGCCTTTGAGCTCCCGGCGCTCCTGAGTGATGACGCTCGACTTCGAAGGCGCGCCGGTGTCGGTGGCGTCTCGGTACTCCAGCCGCGCAACGACGGCGCGGGAGCCTCCCCTCAGCGCGACCCGGAACGATTCGTGCCGGGTCTCACCCGGCTTGAGGCGGCTGTCCAGCCCCGCTTTCGCACCGCTCACGAACATCTCGGGGAGAGTGTTCAGCGGCGCCCCCTGCGCATCGAGAATCTCACGTCGATAGATCGTCTCCTGAGGGTTCTCGAGAGCTCCGCTCGCGTTCTCGGCGCCGAGGACCAGCACGAGCGATTTCGTGGGCAGTCCGCCGGGGATGGGATGGCCGGCTCCTTCGTTGGCGACGGCGACGCGCACCTCGGCGACGGTGCTCGTCGCCGAGAACGACTCGATCTTCAAGCGGACCCCCCGATTGAGCTGACTCATCGAGCTTCCTCCCACCAAGCGGTGGAGGTTGATCACCCGGGGACCCTGCTTCTGAAGAAGGTCGTCATCGGCGATCTTCCCGGGGATGAGCGCCATATGGCAGTCCTGGCAGGCGATCCCGCGGGCCGGGAAGGGGCCCTCTTTCCAGCCGGTGTAGGTGACCAGGAGGGGGAATCCTTTTTCATTCGCGAACTCGTGACAGGCGGCGCAGAGCAGCGGGCTACCTCGATGCAGGAAGGAATACTCAGCGCGGTGTCCGGGGAAGGATCGCGAGTAGGCGAACGGCCCCCGCTTGACCGGACCGGGATCGAGCGTAAAAGGCTGCCCGGCGCGCTCGAGGCCCACCTCCTTGACCGTGTGGCAGAAATCGCAGGTCACCCCTTCGGCGCTCACCGGGTTCTTGAGATCGAGGTCGCCGGTGACCCGGGTCGTCGGGGCGTGACATTCGA includes these proteins:
- a CDS encoding cytochrome c family protein encodes the protein MGVPGGTDMGRFAGLVLIAGWLLAAGESAPAAEKTTAARPGKARSGPYDSAAECKRCHAAIHASWSESAHAHAATTSSFRRSMEATMKLSSDPARTRKDCIECHAPTTRVTGDLDLKNPVSAEGVTCDFCHTVKEVGLERAGQPFTLDPGPVKRGPFAYSRSFPGHRAEYSFLHRGSPLLCAACHEFANEKGFPLLVTYTGWKEGPFPARGIACQDCHMALIPGKIADDDLLQKQGPRVINLHRLVGGSSMSQLNRGVRLKIESFSATSTVAEVRVAVANEGAGHPIPGGLPTKSLVLVLGAENASGALENPQETIYRREILDAQGAPLNTLPEMFVSGAKAGLDSRLKPGETRHESFRVALRGGSRAVVARLEYRDATDTGAPSKSSVITQERRELKGR